The sequence TACGAGAGGAGGCAACGTGTTGGGGGAGAGCAGTAAATAAAACTGCCGGCGCTAGCTTAGCAATGCACCAGACGTCCGCTTATGTGAATTTCTGGAGAGTAGTTTTGCACTCGGGATTAGGAACGTAGTGGCGTGTATTGTGTACTGTTATCATTAGTAGTGTAActtctctttgtgtgtgttttgGCTATACGCACGGTAACTAAAAATACTTATGCGATCAATGAATGTACGAAACTTCTGGGATTTATTGCAATCTCTTATGAATGATTTTTACTGAGtacctttatattttttcttgcaCTGGcttgcaagaaaaaaaagaagaagaagaaagaaaaggcagttGCTTCACGGAGGCGCTAAGCTTTCCTGTTTACCGAAAGGCCAGGGCGGGCTTGGCTGCCCACACCACGCTGCACTCTCGGACCCAAAGCACACCTGCTCCTAGAGAGTTATTAATAAAGCCTAAGGAATGACTTACGCTGTCAAACGATTTTCGTGCAAGTCTAATTTCTTGCATGGCATTTAGGAGGTGGTTCTCGTCTCTTTTAGCTGGGTAGTGGTGGGGGGCAGAGGTGTGCATCTCCGCCCTCATACTGGCTGTGGGGTCTCTTCAGAGGAGAGAACAAGAGCTGGTGGTGAGTGAGCCCACCGTGTCTGGAAACCTGGGAGAGGTGGGGACGGGGGAGAGTGAGTGAATGGAGTTAAATGGGGCTCGCTTCTCCAGTTTTCCCATTTCCATTTGAGTGGATGTGACCATAGGGAAAGTTTTCGTCTTGCCGAGTTGGAGTGTTCAGTTtggataaaattttgttttttctccctctctttcttccctttcttcctcttttttgcaaGAAATgagaatttgaaatttttaaatcgAATGTCCCCAAGTTTTCttaaatcaacaacaacaacaacactagAGCAATGCCTTGGTTAGGATGAATTATACCAGTGTACTGTGGCTTTTTCCCTCACTCTCTTCTCTTTGTGACTTGTTTAAGGCTGCGGTTTCCGAGGCCCTCTCCAGCCAAGGAAAAGCGACACAAAAAGCTTGGATCTCTCTCACTGAACCACCCCCGCAGCAAGTGAAGCCTCGCTCGGCCTCGCCCTCTAGCGTTCGTCTGGAGAAGCGCCATCCTCGGGTTCCTGGGGACGCAGAGCGCACCATGGGCTCCACCAGCATCCCGCTGGTCAAGGCCCTACGCAGCTCTGTCTCCGACTACGTCAACTATGACATCATCGTCCGGCATTACAACTACACAGGAAAGCTGAATATCAGCGCGGACAAGGAGAACGGCATTAAACTGACCTCAGTGGTGTTCATTCTCATCTGCTGCTTTATCATCCTAGAGAACATCTTTGTCTTGCTGACCATTTGGAAAACCAAGAAGTTCCACCGACCCATGTACTATTTTATTGGCAACTTGGCCCTCTCAGACCTGTTGGCAGGAGTGGCCTACACAGCCAACCTGCTCTTGTCTGGGGCCACCACCTACAAGCTCACCCCCGCGCAGTGGTTTCTGCGGGAAGGGAGTATGTTTGTGGCTCTGTCTGCCTCCGTGTTCAGCCTCCTAGCCATCGCCATTGAGCGCTATATTACCATGCTGAAGATGAAACTCCATAACGGGAGCAACAGCTTCCGTTCCTTCCTGCTGATCAGCGCCTGTTGGGTCATCTCGCTCATCCTGGGTGGCCTGCCCATCATGGGCTGGAACTGCATCAGCACTCTGTCCAGCTGCTCCACGGTGCTGCCGCTCTACCACAAGCACTATATCCTCTTCTGCACCACTGTCTTCACTCTGCTTCTGCTCTCCATCGTCATTCTATACTGCAGGATCTACTCCTTGGTCAGGACTCGCAGCCGCCGTCTGACTTTTCGCAAGAACATTTCTAAGGCCAGCCGCAGCTCAGAGAAGTCGCTGGCGCTGCTCAAGACCGTGATTATCGTCCTGAGCGTCTTCATCGCCTGCTGGGCGCCTCTCTTCATCCTGCTCCTGCTGGACGTGGGCTGCAAGGTGAAGACCTGCGACATCCT comes from Diceros bicornis minor isolate mBicDic1 chromosome 4, mDicBic1.mat.cur, whole genome shotgun sequence and encodes:
- the S1PR1 gene encoding sphingosine 1-phosphate receptor 1, giving the protein MGSTSIPLVKALRSSVSDYVNYDIIVRHYNYTGKLNISADKENGIKLTSVVFILICCFIILENIFVLLTIWKTKKFHRPMYYFIGNLALSDLLAGVAYTANLLLSGATTYKLTPAQWFLREGSMFVALSASVFSLLAIAIERYITMLKMKLHNGSNSFRSFLLISACWVISLILGGLPIMGWNCISTLSSCSTVLPLYHKHYILFCTTVFTLLLLSIVILYCRIYSLVRTRSRRLTFRKNISKASRSSEKSLALLKTVIIVLSVFIACWAPLFILLLLDVGCKVKTCDILFRAEYFLVLAVLNSGTNPIIYTLTNKEMRRAFIRIMSCCKCPSGDSTGKFKRPIIAGVEFSRSKSDNSSHPQKDDGDNPETIMSSGNVNSSS